ACCTTTTCTTCGACATTTCCTGTTAAttgaatggggggggggacaTTCGCATTTTCTCGTGCTAGCCTGTAATGTTTTAACTGTGCTGTCTGGTACTAGAAGTGTGGGTGGTTTtctggaaataatacaaatgttaagTGTCTCTTTTATGCCCCTATTGGGCCTGGCACTGTGGGAAGTATACGACACGCATGCAAAATGGGAGGTCATCCTTCCAGTGTGAATGGACAGATCGACGTGTACGCGCCAAACCACGAACGTAGCCGAACTCGGAGTTACCCCGAGAGGTGTTGCCGAGACTCCCGAGCGTTCTTAGGAAAGAAGTCCTGCAAAGCAGTCTTTGGGTGGGGAGCTCTTTTACGAGGATGGGGGTCtaagtcattttgtttttcttctgtgtctccGTTCTGTCTGCTTTCAGATCCAGGCGTGTTGGGATGCTGGCTCTTCTCTTGAAGGTGGTTCGCACGGAGAGCATTCTGGGCCTTTGGAAAGGGATGTCTCCCGTAAGCTGCGTTTTGGGTCTTCTCTTGCGCCCTTTGCTGTAATAGCCAGCCATTTCTCATGCACCTCACGTATCCTCTCGTTAGGATGGGTGAGCCTCCTACGTGGTCCTCGGTTGGTCTCCGGCTGCTAGCTCTGAGGGCTCAGGGAAGGAAATGGGACGTCTGTACGCCCTTGGGGCAAGCGGCAGACCAGATGCAGCTGGTGCCCTCAGCTGCCAGCATGTCCTTGTCCTTGCCCTTCAGAGCACGCTGGCCACACCTGCATTTCTTTACCTGCCGGCTTTCCTGGCCCTAGGAAGTCACTTTGCCGGAAGTGAGGAAGTCACTTTGCCGGAAGTGCCAGGGAGTTAATGCTCGCCCAGGCCCGCAGCAGCCCTTTAGTCGACGGAAGAGGACAGTGGATACTTAAAACTCTCACTCACCCTCCTCAGATGGCGGGGTAACAGGCAGGCGCCCTACACCAAGATTCCCAGAGTTCCCCAAAGGGATTGAGTTGCCCGGGGCATTAGTGGCTTAGGGAACACGCCCTTTGTGGGCCGCCTTCCCCCCTGCCTCTCACTTGCCCTTTCTCTTCTTGGTGTCCCTCCGCACCTTCAGTCGACTACTGGCACGCAAACCTTGGCCTTGTTTTGGGAAAAGCCGGCTAAGACGGTGTCTTACCGTGTCAGCCTTTGACTTCTTTCTCCCCTCTGACGTTTTCTGCAGTCCATTGTGAGGTGTGTCCCCGGCATTGGTATCTACTTCGGCACCCTCTACTCCTTGAAGCAGTACTTTCTGCGAGGCCATCCACCAACCGCCCTGGAGTCGGTCATCCTGGGAGTGGGCTCTCGCTCAGTTGCAGGGGTCTGCATGTCACCCATCACTGTGATCAAGACCCGTTACGAGGTGAGTCTGACTGCTCTAGGCCTCAAGGCTGGGTAACCAGAGGCACTGGGCCGCCGTCTGATGTCCACCCCCGATTTAGAATCGAAAATAGAGGCTGCTGTGGTCAGAGAACCCAAGCCACGTGGGAACCAGAGCCCCCGGTGCCCCGGTAATGCCACATACCCTGGAGTCGCATTGGTTCGTTGCTCCAGCCCGGGACCGCCCCGCCAGCCACTGGTCCTGTGCTTCCCTTGCAGAGCGGGAGGTATGGCTATGAGAGCATCTACGCAGCCCTGAAGAGCATCTATCGCAGTGAGGGGCACCGGGGACTCTTCAGTGGCCTGACAGCAACACTTCTGCGTGACGCACCCTTTTCTGGAATCTACCTGATGTTTTACAACCAGACCAAAAACATCATGACCCACGGTACGGACGGTTGAAGGtgtggtggggaagagagagctCCGAGACCGCAGatcctccctgcttcctctgctGTGTGACACTGCTTAACGTTCTTAGCGACTCCAGATTCTTGGCAGAGTTTTAGGAACTGAGCCATGTCAGGTGCTGGGATGCAGTGGTGGTCATGATAGACTTGGTCCCTGCCCTCTCCAGTTTATAGTCTCTTACGGCAGAGTACTGGTAGTACTAAAATTCTTGAGTGGGGTAGGTGGTGAAGTAAAGCGTGTTTCGCAGAAGTCCTGCCATAATACTTTGCAGAGTTACCCCATCTTTAGATTGCTGGGTCCTGCCCAGGGCCTCCTGCATCAGAAGCTTTGGAACAAGACCTGGGAGTCTATTCCTCAAGAAGCAGTTGGTGGGATTCTCATCAGACAAGTCTGGGAAACGCCAGTAGGGTAGGAGCTGGAAGGAAAGTACCATTTCACCTCCATTGCTGTGTTCCCAGTTAAGAGTGGGTTTGAGCCTCTgttggggtggagagaaaggtgCCAAACCTCAGGGTTCTGGCAGACCCACCCCATCAGCATGCTCATTTGGATACGACAAGGACACAATCAGTGGGCAGCAAACGTTCACCCAAGCGGAGCCAGGTGCTAATGGAAACACGTTCTGTGGCATGAACCTGTGTTCAATAAGGGGTCTCTGGATAATTCGAGAAAGGATATGCAACCAAGG
The DNA window shown above is from Neofelis nebulosa isolate mNeoNeb1 chromosome 5, mNeoNeb1.pri, whole genome shotgun sequence and carries:
- the SLC25A38 gene encoding mitochondrial glycine transporter isoform X1; its protein translation is MVCTTFQRCSFLGTLFPSLKWEAASGDQSFPVWLIQWDLLRPPFPAPRPPQNSPADSPAPSPWIQACWDAGSSLEGGSHGEHSGPLERDVSRKLRFGSSLAPFAVIASHFSCTSRILSLGWSIVRCVPGIGIYFGTLYSLKQYFLRGHPPTALESVILGVGSRSVAGVCMSPITVIKTRYESGRYGYESIYAALKSIYRSEGHRGLFSGLTATLLRDAPFSGIYLMFYNQTKNIMTHDQLDAVLIPVVNFSCGIFAGILASLVTQPADVIKTHMQLTPMKFRWIGQAVTLIFKDYGLRGFFQGGVPRALRRTLMAAMAWTVYEEMMAKMGLKS
- the SLC25A38 gene encoding mitochondrial glycine transporter isoform X2, producing MVCTTFQRCSFLGTLFPSLKWEAASGDQSFPVWLIQWDLLRPPFPAPRPPQNSPADSPAPSPWACWDAGSSLEGGSHGEHSGPLERDVSRKLRFGSSLAPFAVIASHFSCTSRILSLGWSIVRCVPGIGIYFGTLYSLKQYFLRGHPPTALESVILGVGSRSVAGVCMSPITVIKTRYESGRYGYESIYAALKSIYRSEGHRGLFSGLTATLLRDAPFSGIYLMFYNQTKNIMTHDQLDAVLIPVVNFSCGIFAGILASLVTQPADVIKTHMQLTPMKFRWIGQAVTLIFKDYGLRGFFQGGVPRALRRTLMAAMAWTVYEEMMAKMGLKS